From the Entomomonas sp. E2T0 genome, one window contains:
- the atpG gene encoding F0F1 ATP synthase subunit gamma: MSGAKEIRTKIASIKSTQKITSAMEKVAVSKMRKAQQLMAAGRPYAERIYQVITHLANANAAEYRHPFMTERPVKRVGYIIVSTDRGLCGGLNTNLFKEVIKDYKKWNDEGVEVELCVVGSKGISFFHHFGAKVTAAITNISEQASIKELVGGVKVMLDAFDEGRLDRVYLVGNEFVNTMTQKPRLLQLLPLPTTSTAKDDAVEHQKMVERNWDYIYEPNAQELLDTLLIRYIESLVYQAVVENGAAEQAARMIAMQNATNNAEDLIGELQLIYNKARQAAITQEISEIVGGAAAVS; encoded by the coding sequence ATGTCAGGCGCAAAAGAAATTCGCACAAAGATTGCGAGTATTAAAAGTACGCAGAAAATTACCAGTGCTATGGAAAAAGTAGCAGTGAGTAAAATGCGTAAAGCGCAACAACTAATGGCGGCAGGTCGTCCTTATGCTGAGCGCATTTATCAAGTAATTACTCATTTAGCCAATGCTAATGCAGCTGAGTATCGTCATCCTTTTATGACAGAAAGACCTGTTAAGCGTGTTGGTTATATTATTGTTTCTACTGACCGTGGTCTTTGTGGTGGTTTGAATACTAACTTATTTAAGGAAGTAATCAAAGATTACAAAAAATGGAATGATGAAGGTGTTGAAGTTGAGCTTTGTGTGGTGGGATCAAAAGGCATTAGTTTTTTCCATCATTTTGGAGCAAAAGTCACTGCAGCAATAACTAATATTAGTGAGCAAGCTTCTATTAAAGAATTAGTAGGCGGTGTTAAGGTAATGTTAGATGCCTTTGATGAAGGGCGTTTAGATAGAGTGTATTTAGTAGGTAATGAGTTTGTTAATACCATGACTCAGAAGCCAAGATTATTACAACTATTACCATTGCCAACTACTTCAACGGCGAAAGATGATGCTGTTGAACATCAGAAGATGGTTGAACGTAATTGGGATTATATTTATGAACCCAATGCGCAAGAATTACTTGATACATTGTTAATTCGCTATATTGAGTCATTAGTGTATCAAGCGGTGGTGGAAAATGGGGCAGCAGAGCAAGCAGCGCGTATGATTGCGATGCAGAATGCGACTAATAATGCCGAAGATCTTATTGGTGAATTGCAGTTAATTTACAATAAGGCTCGTCAGGCGGCCATTACCCAAGAAATTTCCGAAATTGTTGGCGGTGCAGCTGCTGTATCGTAA
- a CDS encoding lysophospholipid acyltransferase, with protein sequence MKKFKGKLAVGFLRLLALLPWGGIQKVGGFVGYLMWIFPNRSKQVALINLAKCFPKLSAIEIEKLAKQTLINQGKTMAESACAWCWPPEKTLKYIKQVEGLDVLLNAINSGKGAVGITSHLGNWEILNHFYSSYCNPIIFYRPPKLKELDEFLKKRRVQMGNRVAPSTKEGILSVIKEIRKGGCAGIPADPEPSRSSGVFVPFFATQVLTSKFVPSMVTGKKAVAFVGHAIRLEDGSGYKVIFENVPEEIYSKDTDESVAVMGQIIEGCVKRWPTQYMWSMKRFKQRPEGEDRWY encoded by the coding sequence GTGAAAAAATTTAAGGGTAAATTAGCGGTTGGCTTTCTTCGTTTATTAGCCTTATTACCTTGGGGTGGCATACAAAAAGTAGGGGGTTTTGTTGGCTATCTTATGTGGATATTCCCAAACCGTTCAAAGCAAGTGGCCTTAATTAATTTAGCAAAATGTTTTCCTAAACTTTCAGCAATAGAAATAGAAAAACTCGCTAAACAAACCTTAATTAACCAAGGTAAAACAATGGCCGAAAGTGCTTGTGCATGGTGTTGGCCTCCAGAAAAAACCCTTAAATATATTAAACAAGTTGAAGGACTAGATGTTTTACTAAACGCTATTAATTCAGGTAAAGGCGCGGTTGGTATTACTAGCCATTTAGGTAATTGGGAAATACTTAATCATTTTTACTCTAGTTATTGTAATCCTATTATTTTTTATCGCCCACCTAAATTAAAAGAGCTTGATGAGTTTTTAAAAAAACGTCGTGTACAAATGGGAAATAGAGTAGCCCCCTCCACCAAAGAAGGTATTTTAAGTGTTATCAAAGAAATCCGTAAAGGCGGCTGTGCCGGTATTCCAGCTGATCCAGAACCCTCTAGATCATCCGGTGTATTTGTACCCTTTTTTGCTACTCAAGTGCTTACCAGTAAGTTTGTACCTAGTATGGTTACAGGTAAAAAAGCAGTTGCGTTCGTAGGACATGCTATTCGTTTAGAAGATGGTTCAGGTTATAAGGTTATTTTTGAAAATGTACCTGAAGAAATTTACAGTAAAGATACAGATGAAAGTGTAGCTGTTATGGGACAAATTATTGAAGGCTGTGTGAAGAGATGGCCTACCCAATATATGTGGAGTATGAAACGTTTTAAACAACGTCCAGAGGGAGAGGATCGCTGGTATTAA
- the glmU gene encoding bifunctional UDP-N-acetylglucosamine diphosphorylase/glucosamine-1-phosphate N-acetyltransferase GlmU, translated as MSLEVIILAAGKGTRMCSTLPKVLHKIASKTMLGHVIDSARRLKPQKIHVVIGHGAEQVKELFTADDIHFVLQEQQLGTGHAVAAAIPFVESEKVLILYGDVPLIETNTLESLIKFIQPLFLGLLTVNLANPTGYGRIIRNEQGSVIAIVEQKDATEQQKQIKEGNTGILALSTEPLKKWLAKLSNQNAQGEYYLTDIIAMAVNDGFTIATTQPETEMEVQGANDRVQLAQLERYYQLKLAQILMKKGVTLLDPSRFDLRGEVEVGSDIEIDINVILEGKVVIEDGVTIGANCIIKNTTLKEGVIVKPNSHIEGAILEEESDAGPFARIRPGTILHRKAHVGNFVELKNTSLGEYSKVGHLTYLGDTEVGSYCNIGAGTITCNYDGVNKYKTVLGDEVFIGSNNSLVAPVVIGDAATTAAGSTITKDVAPNSLAIGRARQIQKDDWQKPKKN; from the coding sequence ATGTCATTAGAAGTGATTATTCTTGCAGCGGGTAAAGGTACTCGCATGTGTTCAACACTCCCTAAAGTTTTACATAAAATAGCAAGTAAAACTATGCTAGGGCACGTGATTGATAGTGCTAGAAGATTAAAACCTCAAAAAATACATGTGGTTATTGGTCATGGTGCTGAACAAGTAAAAGAATTATTTACAGCAGATGATATACATTTTGTCTTACAAGAACAGCAATTGGGAACAGGGCATGCAGTAGCCGCTGCGATACCTTTTGTGGAAAGTGAAAAGGTATTAATACTGTATGGCGATGTGCCATTAATTGAAACAAATACACTAGAAAGCTTAATTAAATTTATACAACCGTTATTTTTGGGTTTATTAACTGTTAATCTAGCTAATCCTACAGGTTATGGTCGTATTATTCGTAATGAGCAGGGAAGTGTTATAGCCATTGTTGAGCAAAAAGATGCTACTGAGCAGCAAAAACAGATTAAAGAAGGTAATACAGGTATTCTAGCATTATCTACTGAACCATTAAAAAAATGGTTGGCAAAATTATCCAATCAAAATGCGCAAGGTGAGTATTATTTAACTGATATTATTGCCATGGCAGTTAATGATGGTTTTACTATAGCGACCACACAGCCCGAAACAGAAATGGAAGTACAGGGGGCTAATGATCGTGTTCAATTAGCACAACTAGAGCGATATTACCAACTGAAATTAGCTCAAATATTAATGAAAAAGGGTGTTACCTTACTTGATCCTAGCCGTTTTGATTTACGGGGAGAAGTGGAAGTAGGTTCTGATATTGAAATTGATATTAATGTTATTTTAGAAGGCAAAGTAGTTATTGAAGATGGTGTAACTATTGGGGCTAACTGTATTATTAAAAATACTACTTTAAAGGAAGGTGTGATTGTTAAGCCAAATAGCCATATAGAAGGTGCTATCTTAGAAGAAGAAAGTGATGCAGGTCCTTTTGCCCGTATACGTCCAGGTACAATATTGCATAGAAAAGCTCACGTAGGGAATTTTGTGGAGTTAAAAAATACCTCTTTAGGAGAATACTCCAAAGTAGGTCATCTAACTTATTTAGGTGATACAGAGGTTGGTAGTTATTGTAATATAGGAGCTGGTACGATTACTTGTAACTATGATGGAGTTAATAAATACAAAACGGTTTTAGGTGATGAAGTATTTATTGGTTCTAATAACTCACTGGTTGCCCCAGTAGTTATTGGTGATGCAGCTACAACAGCAGCCGGCTCAACTATTACTAAAGATGTGGCACCTAACTCTTTAGCGATTGGTCGTGCTCGTCAAATACAAAAAGATGACTGGCAAAAACCTAAAAAGAATTAG
- the atpD gene encoding F0F1 ATP synthase subunit beta produces the protein MSSGRIIQIIGAVIDVEFPRDNVPKVYDALKVQGVETTLEVQQQLGDGVVRSIAMGSTEGLRRGLDVANTGAPISVPVGVKTLGRIMDVLGNPIDEAGPIGEEERWSIHREAPSFEEQAGGNDLLETGIKVIDLICPFARGGKVGLFGGAGVGKTVNMMELIRNIAMEHSGFSVFAGVGERTREGNDFYHEMKESSVLDKVALVYGQMNEPPGNRLRVALTGLTIAEKFRDEGRDVLLFIDNIYRYTLAGTEVSALLGRMPSAVGYQPTLAEEMGVLQERITTTKKGSITSIQAVYVPADDLTDPSPATTFAHLDATVVLSRDIASLGIYPAVDPLDSTSRQLDPHVIGQEHYEVARGVQYVLQRYKELKDIIAILGMDELSEADKQLVARARKMQRFLSQPFFVAEVFTGSPGKYVPLKETIRAFKGILNGDYDHLPEQAFYMVGTIDEVIEKAKTL, from the coding sequence ATGAGTAGCGGACGTATCATTCAAATTATCGGTGCTGTTATTGATGTGGAGTTTCCACGTGACAATGTACCTAAAGTTTATGACGCATTAAAAGTACAAGGCGTTGAGACAACGCTGGAAGTTCAACAACAATTAGGTGATGGTGTTGTCCGTTCCATTGCAATGGGATCTACTGAAGGTCTAAGGCGTGGTCTTGATGTAGCTAATACAGGTGCTCCTATTTCTGTACCCGTAGGTGTAAAAACCTTAGGTCGAATTATGGACGTATTAGGTAATCCTATTGATGAAGCCGGTCCTATTGGTGAAGAAGAACGTTGGAGTATCCATCGTGAAGCTCCTTCGTTTGAAGAGCAAGCAGGCGGTAATGACTTATTAGAAACAGGTATCAAGGTAATCGACTTGATTTGTCCTTTTGCTAGAGGGGGTAAAGTAGGTCTATTCGGTGGTGCTGGTGTTGGTAAAACCGTTAACATGATGGAACTTATCCGTAATATTGCGATGGAACACAGTGGCTTCTCTGTATTCGCAGGTGTGGGTGAGCGTACTCGTGAAGGTAATGACTTCTATCATGAAATGAAAGAATCAAGCGTTCTTGATAAAGTTGCTCTTGTTTATGGACAAATGAACGAGCCTCCAGGAAACCGTCTACGTGTAGCGTTAACAGGCTTAACCATTGCAGAAAAATTCCGTGATGAAGGTCGTGATGTATTATTATTTATCGATAATATTTATCGTTACACCCTAGCAGGTACTGAAGTATCAGCGCTTTTAGGCCGTATGCCATCGGCGGTAGGTTATCAACCAACCCTAGCTGAAGAAATGGGTGTATTACAAGAACGTATTACTACTACTAAGAAAGGTTCTATTACCTCTATTCAAGCAGTATATGTTCCTGCGGATGACTTAACTGACCCATCACCAGCAACTACTTTCGCTCACTTAGATGCGACCGTAGTATTATCGCGTGATATTGCATCGTTAGGTATTTACCCTGCAGTTGATCCACTAGATTCTACATCTCGTCAGCTTGATCCACATGTAATTGGTCAAGAGCATTATGAAGTGGCACGTGGTGTACAATATGTATTGCAACGTTATAAAGAGTTAAAAGATATTATTGCTATTTTAGGTATGGATGAGTTATCAGAAGCTGATAAGCAACTAGTAGCTCGTGCTCGTAAAATGCAACGTTTCTTATCTCAACCATTCTTCGTAGCGGAAGTATTTACTGGTTCGCCAGGTAAATATGTACCTCTTAAAGAAACAATTCGTGCTTTCAAAGGCATTTTAAATGGCGATTATGATCACTTACCAGAGCAAGCATTCTATATGGTAGGTACTATCGACGAAGTCATTGAAAAGGCTAAGACCCTATAA
- a CDS encoding F0F1 ATP synthase subunit epsilon, which yields MAMIKCSIVSAEESLFTGTVKRVVAHGSMGDLGILPNHAPLLTSLLPGPVRVVKEDDSEEIFYISGGFLEVQPLEVVVLADTGIRAEDLDEAAAKAAMISAEHELNDKTSHQDYSKTASSLAQAAAQLRTITELRKKFK from the coding sequence ATGGCAATGATTAAATGTAGCATAGTCAGTGCAGAAGAATCATTATTTACTGGTACTGTTAAACGCGTGGTAGCTCATGGTAGTATGGGTGATCTAGGTATATTACCTAATCATGCGCCGCTATTAACTAGTTTGTTACCAGGCCCTGTGCGTGTTGTTAAAGAAGATGATTCAGAAGAGATTTTCTATATCTCTGGTGGGTTTTTAGAAGTTCAGCCATTAGAAGTAGTGGTACTAGCTGATACAGGTATTCGTGCAGAAGACCTTGACGAAGCCGCAGCAAAAGCTGCCATGATTAGTGCTGAACATGAGTTGAATGATAAAACATCTCACCAAGACTACAGTAAAACAGCTTCTAGTCTTGCGCAGGCAGCAGCACAATTACGGACAATTACTGAACTTAGAAAAAAGTTTAAATAA
- the thiE gene encoding thiamine phosphate synthase, whose amino-acid sequence MILAGLYGITDNKLLADGRLLPYVEAALQGGMKVLQYRDKTQDTHRRYQEASALLTLCKQYQAQLIINDDVLLAKELGAGVHLGQEDGSIQKARELLGNTAIIGATCHGSIALAQQAKTEGASYLAFGRFFASKTKPNAKPADISVIEQAKTLDLPICVIGGITLQNAPILLKQGANLLAVVNELFAVESTKQVKAIAEQFVQLINYSN is encoded by the coding sequence ATGATATTAGCAGGGCTCTATGGAATTACTGATAATAAGTTATTAGCTGATGGTCGCTTACTACCCTATGTAGAGGCTGCACTACAAGGCGGTATGAAAGTTTTACAATATCGTGATAAAACTCAAGATACACACCGCCGTTACCAAGAGGCAAGCGCTTTACTGACACTATGTAAGCAATATCAAGCTCAGTTAATTATTAACGATGATGTACTACTCGCGAAAGAGCTAGGTGCAGGTGTGCATTTAGGACAAGAAGACGGTTCTATCCAAAAAGCGAGAGAGCTACTTGGCAATACAGCTATTATAGGTGCAACTTGCCATGGCAGTATAGCATTAGCTCAACAAGCAAAAACAGAAGGTGCTAGTTATTTAGCTTTTGGTCGCTTCTTTGCTTCTAAAACAAAACCAAATGCTAAACCTGCTGATATTAGTGTAATTGAACAGGCAAAAACTTTAGATTTACCTATTTGTGTTATAGGGGGTATTACTTTACAAAATGCCCCTATTTTACTTAAACAAGGTGCTAATTTATTGGCTGTTGTTAATGAACTCTTTGCTGTCGAGTCGACCAAACAAGTTAAAGCCATAGCTGAACAATTTGTCCAGCTTATAAACTATTCAAATTAA
- a CDS encoding hydroxymethylpyrimidine/phosphomethylpyrimidine kinase, with translation MIHNTPPSRPIVLCLSGHDPSGGAGIQADIEAILAQNCHAAPTVTALTVQNTVDVTDFRVLDREWVLAQANAVLQDMPVSSIKLGMLGNMEMVDTIIEIANQNPHLPLVCDPVLRAGGGGTLGKGDIAYAIREKLFPLATISTPNLPEARILAELPAGSADECAEKLLKYCKHLLIKGGHESDPVISNRLYTQQGEKHIFTCARLPGNYHGSGCTLASALAGRLALGEELISAVKSALDYTWRTLRDAEAPGHGQYIPRRLPLDFCS, from the coding sequence ATGATCCATAATACCCCACCCTCAAGACCTATTGTCCTTTGTTTATCTGGCCACGACCCTAGTGGTGGAGCAGGTATTCAAGCTGATATTGAAGCTATTTTGGCACAAAACTGCCATGCTGCTCCCACCGTAACAGCCCTCACTGTACAAAATACAGTTGATGTTACTGATTTTAGAGTATTAGACAGAGAATGGGTATTGGCACAAGCCAACGCTGTGTTACAAGATATGCCAGTTTCCTCTATTAAACTTGGTATGTTAGGTAATATGGAGATGGTTGACACTATTATTGAAATAGCCAACCAAAATCCTCACTTACCATTGGTATGTGACCCCGTATTAAGAGCTGGTGGTGGTGGTACCTTAGGTAAAGGTGATATCGCTTATGCTATTCGCGAAAAACTATTCCCACTGGCGACTATCAGTACTCCTAATTTACCTGAAGCGCGTATTTTAGCGGAACTGCCTGCAGGCTCAGCAGATGAATGTGCAGAAAAATTATTAAAATACTGCAAACATTTACTGATTAAAGGCGGCCATGAGTCAGACCCTGTAATCTCTAATCGCCTCTATACTCAGCAGGGCGAAAAACATATTTTTACCTGTGCACGCTTACCAGGCAACTATCATGGTTCAGGTTGTACGCTAGCAAGTGCATTAGCAGGACGCTTGGCACTAGGAGAAGAACTAATCAGTGCAGTAAAATCTGCCCTTGATTATACGTGGCGAACACTACGGGATGCAGAAGCACCTGGCCATGGACAGTATATTCCCCGTCGTTTGCCGCTGGATTTCTGTTCATGA
- the recN gene encoding DNA repair protein RecN, with protein MLVHLSIKNYAIVDHLDLDLSSGMTVITGETGAGKSIMLDALGLALGDRCDNSVVRQGADKADILASFELTNIPEAKQWLIDHDLVSDDICILRRVINQDGRSRGYINGTPCPLSHLKLLGELLIDIHSQHEHQSLLKLETHRHLLDDYAGSRALAEQVKQLAQQWKQTQQTLQRLSSNSEEQQAKQQLLSYQLEELEKLALADNEVEQLEAEQRNLSQADTILSACQQVLDTCSNDEANILSALSMSVRRLTGFKEPVEGLADATSLLSNAQIQLEEAIAEINHFVDHFDIDPLRQQQVEDRLDAIYSLARKHHLQPTELVELTQRLQDELANIEAGDEKLEELANTLEQLAKDYQQAAEKLSALRKKAAAKLAKAVQQEMQTLGMPGGQFTIELTTINTSEPQLHGLETIEFLVSGNPGQPVRPLNKVASGGELSRISLAIQVITAQTSRVSTLVFDEVDVGIGGPTAEIVGKLLRKLGEQGQVLTVTHLPQVAAQGHHHLFVHKERTKNSTQTAVTALDKQQRIEELARMLGGVDLTKESLAHAEKMLTGG; from the coding sequence ATGCTAGTGCATTTGTCTATTAAAAATTATGCCATTGTCGATCATCTGGATCTTGATTTGTCATCTGGAATGACAGTGATTACAGGGGAAACAGGGGCTGGTAAGTCTATTATGTTAGATGCACTAGGCTTAGCTTTGGGTGATCGTTGTGATAACAGTGTGGTTAGACAAGGTGCAGATAAAGCAGATATTTTAGCTAGTTTTGAGCTAACCAATATTCCAGAAGCTAAACAGTGGTTGATTGACCACGATCTTGTAAGTGATGATATTTGTATATTACGTCGCGTAATTAATCAAGATGGTCGTTCACGTGGTTATATTAATGGTACGCCTTGTCCTTTATCCCATCTCAAATTGCTAGGTGAATTACTGATAGATATTCATAGTCAGCATGAACACCAGTCGTTGTTAAAATTAGAAACACATCGTCATTTATTAGATGATTATGCAGGTAGTCGAGCATTAGCTGAACAAGTTAAGCAACTTGCCCAACAATGGAAACAAACACAGCAAACACTACAAAGATTATCCAGTAATAGTGAAGAGCAACAGGCAAAACAACAATTATTAAGTTATCAACTTGAGGAGTTAGAAAAACTGGCTTTAGCTGATAATGAAGTAGAGCAACTGGAAGCAGAACAAAGAAATCTAAGTCAAGCAGATACTATTTTAAGCGCCTGCCAGCAAGTTTTAGATACTTGTAGTAATGATGAGGCCAATATTTTATCTGCACTTAGCATGAGTGTGCGGCGTTTAACTGGTTTTAAAGAACCTGTAGAAGGATTAGCAGATGCTACTAGTTTATTAAGTAATGCACAGATTCAATTAGAAGAAGCGATTGCTGAGATTAATCATTTTGTAGACCACTTTGATATAGATCCACTACGCCAACAACAAGTAGAGGATCGGCTAGATGCCATTTATAGTCTAGCAAGAAAACATCATTTACAACCTACAGAGTTGGTTGAGCTTACTCAGAGATTGCAGGATGAATTAGCCAATATTGAAGCAGGTGATGAAAAGTTAGAGGAATTAGCTAATACATTAGAACAATTAGCCAAAGACTATCAGCAAGCCGCTGAAAAACTATCTGCACTACGTAAAAAAGCAGCAGCAAAATTGGCAAAAGCTGTACAGCAAGAAATGCAAACATTAGGTATGCCAGGAGGGCAATTTACCATAGAACTAACAACCATAAATACTTCTGAACCACAATTGCATGGCTTAGAAACAATAGAGTTTTTGGTAAGTGGTAACCCTGGGCAACCTGTACGGCCTTTAAATAAAGTGGCTTCTGGTGGCGAGTTGTCAAGAATTAGTCTTGCCATTCAAGTAATTACTGCTCAAACATCCCGAGTTTCAACATTAGTTTTTGATGAAGTGGATGTGGGCATTGGTGGGCCTACAGCAGAGATTGTAGGCAAGTTATTACGAAAACTAGGTGAACAAGGGCAGGTGTTAACAGTAACCCATTTACCACAGGTAGCTGCACAAGGGCATCATCATTTATTTGTACATAAAGAGCGTACTAAAAACTCTACTCAAACAGCAGTAACAGCACTGGATAAACAACAAAGAATAGAAGAGTTAGCAAGAATGTTAGGCGGTGTTGATTTAACCAAAGAGTCCTTAGCTCATGCAGAAAAAATGCTAACAGGGGGCTAG